The Castanea sativa cultivar Marrone di Chiusa Pesio chromosome 4, ASM4071231v1 sequence TTGAATGTTTTACATGAAGCAATTTTTCTTACTCATTTCAGGTTTGAAGTATAACCCAACTAGTGTGATATTTATAAAGGTACCTAGTATATCCAAATTACAGTGGCACTCCTTCAGTATAACCTCCAGCTCTAGCGTTGATGACAACACAATGTCTGTCATGGTTAAATGTGACGGATCGTGGACGAGTTCTCTCTATGACTTGGTACAAGCTGAGCTAGATTCAAAGGCTGATGCTACGAAGTGCATACCATTAGCAATTGAAGGCCCTTATGGACCTGACTCAATGAACTTCTTAAGGTGTTACAAATTACCATATCACAGTATAACAAAACTTTTTGTTTGAGATGCTTATCCATTCACTATTGCCTAGAAATCATGTTTATGTGATGCACTAACTAAAAATCCTTTTGCAGATATGACAGCGTAGTTCTAGTCGCCGGTGGAATTGGGATAACCCCATTTCTGAGCATTTTGCAGGAAATTGCTTCAGCCCAAAGCAGCAGCAGATATAGATTTCCCACTAGAATGCAACTGATATTTGTTATTAAGAAGTCTCGTGATATATATCTGTTGAACTCAATCTCATCTCTGCTCCAGAACCAGTCAACTGAAAGATGGCATCTGAAAGTTAAAGTTTATGTGACCCAAGAAGTGCAAGATGGACTAACATTAAGAGAAGTACTAACAGATTCATCTCAAGTTCAAACAGTACACTTCAGCACAAAGTGTTCCAATTATGCAACATATGGGCTTGAAAGTTCACTTTGTATTGCTGCCCTGGCTGGATTTGCCTCCATTGTGTTCCTTGTTTTCCTTATTTGTTTCAATCTTATCTTTATACCCTCCCAAAAGAAGACCTCTAAGCCCTCCAAAGACAATACTCCATCTTGGGTTGCTGATCTACTTCTCATATCTTCTTTCATCATGGCTTTAATATGCAGCGCTGTCGTGGCAATTATTTTGAGATGGAGAAGGTTAAAGAGTGAGAGTCCACTAGTTCCCCCAAAACAAGGCAAAGCCATGGACATAGAAACAAGTAGTGCTCTTGAGGAACATGAAATCCACTTTGGAGGAAGGCCTGACTTTCAAGGTAAttgaacaaaaccaaaattatttttctctgcATTCAAGAACAGTATAGATTAAAactgttagaataatggttaaatgattaatttCTTCATTTCCCTAACCACTTATACTTTTGGGATAAGTGGTAATTAATCACATGCTAGTGAACTGAAGAGATATATGTGCTAAGTTATAATTAATCACTAACTAGTGAACTGAACAGATTTATTTGCCAAGTTTCCAAATGAAATGGCTGGATCTGAGATTGGAGTCATGGTGTGTGGACCTGAAGCAATGAAAGAGTCCGTGGCATTAATATGCAAGCAGAACTCTCAAGGAGTTCAGAAAAAGAAACCACACTTCAGATTCCACTCCCTCAACTTCGCACTCTAGTTTCTAGTCTCTACAGTCTACACCAATTTCAAGTTTAAATTACAAGGACGACTGCAAAAGATTGTGTCGTCTCCATATGTAAGCATACCTCCACTAGAGATCATGATAGAGGTTTGTCTACCTAGATGTTtgcttatataatttctctctttaggacataaaataatgaatttcaGCATGTACATGTTTTAATTCAATACTATTCTGTACTTGGAAGTTGGAATGTAAAGGACTCGGAACTCTTCTACTTCTCTTCTAGCACATAATCCATTTTAGGTGCAATTCTTATCATGTTAGCACTCATGACAAAACAGACAGCCAGTCAATTCTGTTATCATGGTTCCTGTTTTATTATGCGTTTCTTACCCTATGATGTAACATGATAGTATTAATCTCAATTTCAACTTTTGGAGTACAAAGAGCCTATAGCAAAGTATTAGCATAAACCTTTTCTGTCCACAAGGAAATCATTGAGGATgccattttgaaattttaaatgatataacAGCATGTAGTACGCACACTTGatagatttataatatttattctGAATTATTGAATGGATTCATTTGAAATAGAGAATGATTGTATTCCTTATAAGTTGTTATCATACAATCCCATGGTTTAGATGGTTAAGGTAATTTGGTTTATGAATATATGTTCACTTTATATCTTTTCTGAAATCTGCCTTTTCTTTGGCACCTAACGGCCAATTTGCCCCTTCAATCTCGATATGAAATGTAATCATTCAATTAGTATAGGAGGCTagataactaaaaaaattctctttcaTGGTCAATAATCATCttgtgaataataataataatcgtCACATTAAGACACTTCAAAGGCACATAAAGTCAACTTGCCACCAACCAGAAATGAAATATCATTAGTGAAGATTGGTCTGGTTTGGAAGCAAGGGCTTTTCCTTATTCTTGACTTTTATTGGCAGCCGGGTGATGGTATTAATCACTGTAAGCCTTATCACTAGTTCCACAATGGAAAGGGCCTCAAATAtactaattaaatatatatatatatatatatatatatatatatatatagagagagagagagagagagagagagagagagagagagagagaggattttgctaatgtgtgcccttgAAAGtagttattattgaaaatagatAACAATGCTTACAGTAGTAATAGTTACAGGATCGCAAGGGTTCAACAGTATAAAGCTTGAAATTAGTTCTAGTTACAAGATTTGTAGGGAAATAGTGTAGTAGTGAGAATTCTGAAGAGAAAATCTAAAGGAAGAAGAGTTTTCCTAAAGAGAGCTCTAGAGAATTCTTACTTCAACATAAGAGACATCCCACCTTAAATAAGCAAAAACGTAGTAAACAGTAAAAATACAGTGAACAGTAGTGAACAATAACTTTTCTTTTACAGATCAGAATTGGCAAAAACACTTCAACTATTGCCCTTTTGGCGTTTTATGCTGAAAGAGATCAGGTAGCATCGTGCggacccatatatatatatatatatatatatatgtatatatacgtATATGAATATGTGTATATATGCCTATCCATAGTGCCTCGACAGTCAAGAAGCGTGTTCGACCTAACTGTACCCAGAAGTCTAGAGTTCGATTCCTAACTAAGGCATTTCGCGACTTCCTTGATACTTGCTAAGTGGGGGTGTGAAACCTTATTGGCTTGCTCTTAAGTTTTAATAGTCCACGCCCACGATAATGGaccttattaattattatcttgAAAACCTGTAAAAGAGTGTAAGACCAAAATGTTTGTCACGTGTATTGACATTACACATTTACACCTTGTTTTTTATAGTTCCTCTAATATTTTTGTGTGGATAGGCAACATTAAGAAAATCTTAGTTTGAAACCCAAGAATTGACTGACAATTTGTACTTCTGTCAATTAATAATTAGAATCATGAGTAAAAAATGTTTGCGGGCTCTCccatctctctgtctctctcagaATAGATTAATGCAATATAATACTGCTTACTTGGTTGACTAGCACTATAGCAGAGAAAATTGCATCCCAAATTCATTAACAATGTTAGATTTATATTCCATTGATCAATAAATTCAATGAGTAGTCagctaaaaaataaacaaaaaccaatAATATTAACAagttcataaatatattttgtcaAAAAGGAATCATGATTTATTTAATACGAATGTGCCTTCCTGTCTCGGTGTCTCTCATCTTTGCTGGCTTCATCAGGCAACCTCCCCCACATTAATTCAATAGGACATTCTTTTGTTAATACAAAAAACAGATGAACTAAATATATAAggatcataaaaattaaaatttaagagaattttttgagataaatagTCTAATGAAGATAatttagctcaactggtaaagtttaaAGAGTCTAAAGATAtctggtgtcttggtttgatgataaagaaccaTCATCAGGAACTaatgccataagttgaaactctctcacaaaaatattcacaacaatatttaaaaaataataataataacaaaatagcATTCACACCGGAGGTTGTAGCTGCTCCACCTCTTGTGCCTCACcactaccactaccaccaccaatGTTACTATCACCGCGTGCCAACTCCAACAACAAATCCGCAGGCACAGCAGCCGCCTTCTCGGCCATCAACACCGCCACCATTTCCTTCATAGTAGGCCTCCTTTGAGGATCAGGATGACAACAAGCCAATCCAAGCTTCAAGACCATTTCCATCTCCTCCACTTCATACTCACCCCTTATCCTTTGATCCGCAGCCTCACAAATCTTCCCTTTCGAGTACAAATCCCTCACCCAATCAATCAACACTGCCTCATCTTCCTCCACAGCCATCTCGATTGGTCTCCTTCCACATGCCACTTCGAGTATCACAACCCCAAAGCTATACACATCGCTAGCTGATGTGGGTGCAGTGACTTTTGCTAGCTCAGGTGCTAAGTAACCCAATGTGCCCACCACACGTGTCGTGTTAGGAACTTCACCATGTTCATATAACTTAGCCAATCCAAAATCTCCTAGTCTGCCACGCATTTCTGAGTCTAACAATATGTTGCTCGATTTTATGTCTCGATGAATCACAACTTGGTCCCAACCATGATGCAAATAATTTAGGCCTTCAGCAACATCGGCTAAAACTCTTCGACGCTGTTCCCAACCTAGTAATTTTGTAGGCTTGTCGAACACCCATTTGTTAAGGCTACCATTTGGCATGTACTCATAAACAAGCATGAGTTCGTTACCTTTTCGACACCAACCTCGCATTTGTACTAGATTCTTGTGTTGGAGCCTGCCCATGCTCGAGATCTCTGCCATGAATTCTCTTAGCCCTTGTTTGGAATCATGGTTCACGCATTTCACAGCCACTTCCGTGTTGTTTGGTAGCGTTCCTTTGTAGACTTTACCAAACCCACCCGACCCCAAAAGGTCATCATTCGAGAACCCATTGGTGGCAAGGTTGAGCTCCTCGAAAGAAAATCTGTGTGGCCAATATTCGAGCTCCCAATCTTCGATCTCATCCTCTTCTTGCTCCTTCCTCTTGCTATTTCGCCAAAACAAGTAAAACCCAGATGCACAAATGATCAAAAAAGCAACACAACCAATAACAATCCCGGCAATTTCACCGCCTGACAAAGAATTAGACGTCGATTTAGCCTCGAAAACTGGCAAATTCGTAGTGTTTATCTCTCGAGCTGTTCCAATGTCACTCAAGCTCCAAGCTAACACTCTCTGTGCCTCAACCCACTCAGTCTTCGAAGCTGAAAACCCAACAAACATCTCAGCCGAAACATAGTTACCTATCTTCGGATCCTTATAACTAAGCGTAGGAACACTCGGTCGAGACACACCAATTGGAGCTACAGTAACATTGATTTCGAAACTCGTACCATTAAAATCGATCCAAGCGTGTATATTCTCACCAGTCCTCATTCGAACAGGGACAAAACCCCCACTCGAATCATAGTACCCAGCTGTCTGAAACTTCTCAGATATGACACTATTCAAATCAATACCGATGTGATTGTCATCTGGGTCATTGAACTCAGGGTTTCGCCCAGTGTCGAATTCGACAACCAAAAGTGGTGACAAAGAAGGAACAGTAGCGTTGGTGAAGAGCCCGAAGTACTGGCTAGCAAGAGCTCCAGGTGGGGATGTCGAATTGGAGAGCACAAAGGCTAGGCCGAAGCCTGGACTCGACGCAATCTCGGGGAGTACCGAGAACACAAAGGAGGTCGAGAAGGAAGAGATAGAACTGGAATTTGATCTTATCATGGTGAGCTTGGTGGGGTAGAAAGCTCGACCGAATGAGAACGGGTTCGAATCATTTGTGAGTCGAATGACAGGGGAGTCGAGCTTAGCGTCGTTGATGAGAGTGAGATTGGTCGAGTTGATGATTCCATTGAAGGAATTGTAGATGAAATCGAGAGCTGAAGTGGGAGACAGAAAACGTTGGAACAGTAGTAGAATGAGGAGGAAAGGTACGAAGAGTCGCATGATCCGTACAGGTTTTTTTTGTGTACGAAGTGAAGGAGtcgtttgttgttgttgtttttggcTACGGCGGTGGTTAGTGAGAGATTTGGTGAAGGTGGAGTGGGTGTGGAAGATTGGTCAAAGACATTTTGGTTTGTgcgtgtgtttgtgtgtggaaGCTGTGAACTGTGAGGAAAAACTTGATGAcggttttgttttgatttgtaatAGTCAAACAGCCATGCTTGGTTAGAGGTTTATGTTGAATACTTGTAACGACTATTAGTTAAAGGTTTATGTTCAACGTATAGCGTCGGCAAACTAATGATAgctatttattagtttttgggTGTATAGGtgaaaattgaaacacaaatttctaattttagaaCCCACAAATATCATATGACTATTCTGTACTAATACTGTTTGTTGTCAAATTGTCATTAATACTAAGTTTTAAAGCTTCTGCTGTTGCATTTATGAGGTAGTACTGTCATTGGCCTGCTTATTTTGAACAAGACTATTTCAATAAGTACGATTATTTAGGTTTTTGGTACGATGATACCTTTATAAGTATAGGGTTTGTAAGGATGGAATAAGAGTTAgggtttaagtttttaaaaggcagcttcacatatatatatatatatacatatttaaattaaattagagtaaaaattttatcttgtataaattttttttttaaattaaaaaagtattgtatGATTTAATAAAGATCGAGACCCACTCAGTATCACTCATAACTATATTGCAATgaatgtataatatatatatatatatatatatatatatatatatattggttttttATAGAAGAGATGTATAATGAGTTAAGTATGAGTGGATTATCCCGTACGAAAGTGATTTTATCCTATCAATAAGTTAACAATTTACAAATATGTCAAATTGGGTGTCCTTCACCTTGttgagaccttttttttttcttttttcttttttttttttctttttttcgttgTATTATCGTTATTAAAGAatacttaaaattttatgtattggtCTAAGGGGCTAACTGTGTAATAAACTTATGGAcaccactctctctctctccctcaaacTAGAGAAATTATACTGTTTTTATAGTGGACTACGTTACTTTTATTTAATAGTTCATCATTTTCGTAAAAAACTCATacttatttaaaattactaaatcgtttatttatttttaaataaaaaaaaaatcccaatattATCGCATTTCACAATAGAGAAGCTGTAAGGCTGTAATTGCTATAAGAGCTCATCATTTTTCTGAATTTGAAAACTatggttttcttttcaatagtttgagcattctcatcagatgtttcaaaaaaaatgcaattttgacACACTAAACACCTACTTTAtcattttaccacatcattttacaatatctcatttatcagatgttttatccttcaattctatgcatcaaaataatatttactacacattaaaataatatatttactccTCCtgattatcatcatcatcatcaacaacaacaacaacaacggcaCAACCACCACTGCTGCAACAACGGCCACTAACAACCACTACCGCAACAACAGCCACAACCACCACtggcacaaacccacatccactaatgccacctcaaaaaaaaaaaaaacacacacacacacacacaactagAGAGATCAGCACAAACCCACATtcaccaaaccaaacaaacccacatccacctCCGGCACAAACCTACATTCCAAATCCaccaaatcaattataaaattaattacaatttacactAAAATCATAAATTGAATCGGACATACACTTCCAGCCACCATCTCCTTCACACTGGAGTTCCTCTTCGTCGCAAAGCGGGGTCAGTGGTCAGTGGTGAGCCTAGGCGGTCTCTGTCTCTTGGCGTGGCGAGATCGGTATGGCGAGACAGCGATGAGAAAAAACGAGATCA is a genomic window containing:
- the LOC142630477 gene encoding L-type lectin-domain containing receptor kinase S.1; amino-acid sequence: MRLFVPFLLILLLFQRFLSPTSALDFIYNSFNGIINSTNLTLINDAKLDSPVIRLTNDSNPFSFGRAFYPTKLTMIRSNSSSISSFSTSFVFSVLPEIASSPGFGLAFVLSNSTSPPGALASQYFGLFTNATVPSLSPLLVVEFDTGRNPEFNDPDDNHIGIDLNSVISEKFQTAGYYDSSGGFVPVRMRTGENIHAWIDFNGTSFEINVTVAPIGVSRPSVPTLSYKDPKIGNYVSAEMFVGFSASKTEWVEAQRVLAWSLSDIGTAREINTTNLPVFEAKSTSNSLSGGEIAGIVIGCVAFLIICASGFYLFWRNSKRKEQEEDEIEDWELEYWPHRFSFEELNLATNGFSNDDLLGSGGFGKVYKGTLPNNTEVAVKCVNHDSKQGLREFMAEISSMGRLQHKNLVQMRGWCRKGNELMLVYEYMPNGSLNKWVFDKPTKLLGWEQRRRVLADVAEGLNYLHHGWDQVVIHRDIKSSNILLDSEMRGRLGDFGLAKLYEHGEVPNTTRVVGTLGYLAPELAKVTAPTSASDVYSFGVVILEVACGRRPIEMAVEEDEAVLIDWVRDLYSKGKICEAADQRIRGEYEVEEMEMVLKLGLACCHPDPQRRPTMKEMVAVLMAEKAAAVPADLLLELARGDSNIGGGSGSGEAQEVEQLQPPV
- the LOC142630509 gene encoding ferric reduction oxidase 8, mitochondrial, producing MAKSFLLAILKALMILIFAGWIALWLLKPTDLWTRKWKGAEESARTTVFGYYGLDFAVYTFPLIAVAIIGLVYLDLKGREPSSRNDRQAKISPGAFSNPLVVSSFIGVLSAIEILAVFLFIVFLAWTFYCHISNDFKKLMPIKALKLEIWQLKYFRVAVRFGLLSEACLALLLLPILRGLAVFRLFGIQFEASVRYHIWIGTAMLTFATLHGASTLFIWGVGHHIQDEIWKWQKTGRIYLAGEIGLVTGLVIWITALPQIRRKYFEIFYYTHHLYVVFLLFYLFHAGDRHFYMVFPGIFLFGLDKILRLLQSKPETCILSARIFPSKAMELILPKDTSLKYNPTSVIFIKVPSISKLQWHSFSITSSSSVDDNTMSVMVKCDGSWTSSLYDLVQAELDSKADATKCIPLAIEGPYGPDSMNFLRYDSVVLVAGGIGITPFLSILQEIASAQSSSRYRFPTRMQLIFVIKKSRDIYLLNSISSLLQNQSTERWHLKVKVYVTQEVQDGLTLREVLTDSSQVQTVHFSTKCSNYATYGLESSLCIAALAGFASIVFLVFLICFNLIFIPSQKKTSKPSKDNTPSWVADLLLISSFIMALICSAVVAIILRWRRLKSESPLVPPKQGKAMDIETSSALEEHEIHFGGRPDFQDLFAKFPNEMAGSEIGVMVCGPEAMKESVALICKQNSQGVQKKKPHFRFHSLNFAL